One genomic window of Punica granatum isolate Tunisia-2019 chromosome 1, ASM765513v2, whole genome shotgun sequence includes the following:
- the LOC116194822 gene encoding uncharacterized protein LOC116194822: protein MKRRSRQLLDQMPDRVPNSVSCPSTSLRRSPRLLHRNHPPQSPDSKTPRSNPDNSLRRSPRFLPRNHSPQSPDCKTPRPNPDRKARARHQPVENPKKSAKSGNGSRGPGNRATGLRQSPRLSVRAEKSPECAKKGEANRRSTRLSSEVKDMRKERSGCAEKRPQMGTRCCVLGLAAAVEKKVGREADHKTQGVKRKREAEASGSEQGWTKEQEAALERAYLAAKVTPSFWKKVSKLVPGKSAQECFDKFNSDLPTPQPRSRSRAAKTRTSQSERSPLSASKILEPVKPTNKTSRRRKMKSHIVQRTVRQLLQKHCQMDQTAGADLFSILEPNVNSSAKILESSSILSTPETAGKKQGFLYTLRERTSSSKKPLSRFHGSGETGKVLISPPVLKPVKNRALHEKYLDQLHSREARRNVASAGNKILRTPKVDVVRAAKEALVSDVRDAIHRLQDFQDSPNSGSRDLDDDYGADEDEDDDVNNGC, encoded by the exons ATGAAACGTCGAAGCCGCCAATTGCTCGACCAAATGCCCGACAGAGTACCCAACTCCGTATCCTGCCCCTCGACCTCCCTAAGAAGATCTCCCCGACTCCTCCACCGGAATCACCCCCCTCAGTCTCCGGATTCTAAGACCCCACGATCCAATCCTGATAACTCCCTGAGAAGATCTCCCCGATTCCTCCCCCGGAATCACTCCCCTCAGTCTCCAGATTGTAAGACACCACGACCCAATCCTGATAGGAAAGCCCGGGCAAGACATCAGCCTGTGGAGAACCCGAAGAAATCGGCGAAATCAGGAAACGGGTCGAGGGGGCCAGGTAATCGGGCAACTGGGTTGAGGCAGTCCCCGAGGCTGAGCGTCCGAGCGGAGAAGAGTCCGGAATGTGCCAAGAAAGGGGAAGCGAATAGGAGATCCACAAGACTAAGCAGTGAGGTGAAGGATATGCGGAAGGAGAGATCGGGGTGTGCGGAAAAGAGGCCACAAATGGGCACTAGGTGCTGTGTTCTTGGACTGGCAGCAGCTGTTGAGAAGAAAGTAGGGAGAGAGGCTGATCATAAGACTCAAGGGGTTAAGAGGAAAAGAGAGGCGGAAGCTTCAGGGAGCGAGCAAGGGTGGACTAAAGAGCAAGAGGCGGCGCTGGAGCGAGCTTATTTGGCTGCGAAGGTGACCCCTAGTTTCTGGAAGAAGGTCTCCAAGCTG GTACCAGGAAAGTCGGCGCAAGAATGCTTTGACAAGTTCAACTCTGATCTCCCAACTCCTCAGCCTAGATCTCGCTCAAGGGCAGCTAAAACAAGGACATCTCAATCGGAACGTTCTCCTCTCTCAGCAAGCAAGATACTTGAGCCTGTGAAACCAACTAACAAGACATCGAGACgcagaaaaatgaaaagccATATCGTGCAAAGAACTGTTCGGCAATTATTGCAGAAACACTGTCAGATGGACCAAACCGCTGGGGCCGATCTGTTCTCAATTCTCGAGCCCAATGTGAACTCATCTGCGAAAATCTTGGAGTCAAGTTCTATATTGTCCACCCCAGAGACTGCAGGGAAAAAGCAAGGATTTCTCTATACTTTGCGGGAAAGAACTTCTAGCAGCAAGAAGCCTCTCTCAAGATTTCACGGCTCGGGTGAGACAGGGAAAGTTCTTATTAGTCCGCCGGTGTTAAAGCCAGTGAAAAACCGCGCCTTGCATGAGAAATATCTCGATCAGCTACACAGCAGGGAAGCGAGAAGGAATGTAGCTTCTGCTGGAAATAAAATCCTAAGAACTCCGAAAGTTGATGTGGTTAGGGCTGCCAAGGAGGCATTGGTTTCTGATGTGAGGGATGCTATCCATCGGCTCCAGGATTTTCAGGATAGTCCTAATAGTGGCTCTCGAGATCTCGATGATGATTATGGTgctgatgaagatgaagatgacgATGTAAATAACGGATGTTAG